The following proteins are co-located in the Haloplanus sp. HW8-1 genome:
- the purS gene encoding phosphoribosylformylglycinamidine synthase subunit PurS: MTAYTATVTVRLKRGVLDPEAETTQRALERLGFDLDDLRSADRFEIDLDAASAEEAADRADEMAERLLANPTIHDYEVAVEDR, translated from the coding sequence ATGACGGCTTACACCGCGACGGTCACGGTGCGACTCAAGCGGGGCGTCCTCGACCCCGAGGCCGAGACGACCCAGCGCGCGCTCGAACGACTCGGGTTCGACCTCGACGACCTCCGATCGGCCGACCGATTCGAGATCGACCTCGACGCGGCGTCGGCAGAGGAAGCCGCCGACCGCGCCGACGAGATGGCCGAGCGCCTACTCGCGAACCCGACCATCCACGACTACGAGGTCGCGGTCGAGGACCGATGA
- the purQ gene encoding phosphoribosylformylglycinamidine synthase I has product MTVAVIQFGGSNCDRDSVRALSHLGIDAERVWYEDGLPAEATGVMLPGGFSYGDYLRAGAMAARTPIVESIREAAREGLPVLGVCNGAQIGCESGLTPGAFTVNRSARFQCERVHVRVENADTPWTRAYDEGAVLELPIAHGEGRFEAADDTYERLVDEDRILLRYCDADGDVTDDANPNGSRGSVAGILGDRETVAVMMPHPERATLPDLGGTDGAGVLRGFEATPATV; this is encoded by the coding sequence ATGACGGTCGCGGTGATCCAGTTCGGCGGGAGCAACTGCGACCGCGACTCGGTGCGTGCGCTCTCTCACCTCGGGATCGACGCCGAGCGCGTCTGGTACGAGGACGGCCTGCCCGCGGAGGCGACGGGCGTCATGCTCCCCGGCGGATTCTCCTACGGCGACTACCTCCGGGCGGGCGCCATGGCCGCGCGGACGCCGATCGTCGAGTCGATCCGCGAGGCCGCACGCGAGGGGCTCCCCGTCCTCGGCGTCTGCAACGGCGCCCAGATCGGGTGTGAGTCCGGACTCACTCCCGGTGCGTTCACCGTCAACCGGAGCGCACGTTTCCAGTGTGAGCGCGTCCACGTCCGCGTCGAGAACGCCGACACGCCCTGGACGCGAGCGTACGACGAAGGGGCGGTGCTGGAACTCCCTATCGCCCACGGCGAGGGCCGGTTCGAGGCGGCCGACGACACCTACGAGCGACTGGTCGACGAGGACCGGATCCTGCTGCGGTACTGCGACGCCGACGGCGACGTGACCGACGACGCGAACCCCAACGGCTCGCGGGGGTCGGTCGCGGGCATCCTCGGTGACCGGGAGACGGTGGCAGTGATGATGCCCCACCCCGAACGCGCGACGCTCCCCGACCTCGGCGGAACGGACGGCGCGGGTGTGCTCCGTGGGTTCGAGGCCACGCCGGCGACCGTTTAG
- a CDS encoding phosphoribosylaminoimidazolesuccinocarboxamide synthase, with the protein MTSVKEFRVEREPTATATGRGRFAFTDDYSVFDWGPMPDTIPEKGRSLCTMGAFNFELLEGAGVTTHYRGVGPDAVPLAEVDDAPRELAIELVQVPDLPFADGAYDYDAYHAAAGGNYLVPLEIVFRNTVPVGSSLRTRSEPADYGLDRESWPDEPVDLPEPIVEFSTKYEEQDRYLDRSEAERIAGAANLDALEALAHEVNRVVTDRANEAGFVHEDGKIECCYVDGTVAVADVVGTFDENRFAYDGQEVSKEVVRQYYKRSHPEWVEAVSEAKAAADERGVADWRPLCDVDPDPLPGSVISAVADLYAAGANAYTDESWFDAPPIDDAVDAVHDL; encoded by the coding sequence ATGACCAGCGTCAAGGAGTTCCGCGTCGAGCGCGAACCCACGGCGACGGCGACCGGGCGCGGACGCTTCGCCTTCACCGACGACTACTCCGTCTTCGACTGGGGGCCGATGCCCGATACGATTCCGGAGAAGGGCCGGAGCCTCTGTACCATGGGGGCGTTCAACTTCGAGTTGCTGGAGGGGGCGGGCGTCACCACCCACTACCGCGGCGTCGGCCCCGACGCCGTCCCGCTGGCCGAGGTGGACGACGCGCCGCGGGAACTCGCGATCGAACTCGTGCAGGTGCCGGACCTGCCCTTCGCGGACGGGGCGTACGACTACGACGCCTACCACGCGGCGGCGGGCGGGAACTACCTGGTGCCGCTGGAGATCGTCTTTCGCAACACCGTCCCGGTGGGGTCGAGCCTCCGGACGCGTAGCGAGCCGGCCGACTACGGGCTGGACCGCGAGTCGTGGCCGGACGAACCGGTCGACCTGCCGGAGCCGATCGTCGAGTTCTCGACGAAGTACGAGGAACAGGACCGCTATCTCGACCGTTCCGAGGCCGAACGGATCGCGGGCGCCGCCAACCTCGACGCCCTCGAAGCCCTGGCCCACGAGGTGAACCGGGTCGTCACCGACCGCGCGAACGAGGCCGGGTTCGTCCACGAGGACGGCAAGATCGAGTGTTGCTACGTCGACGGCACGGTGGCGGTGGCGGACGTGGTCGGCACCTTCGACGAGAACCGCTTCGCCTACGACGGCCAAGAGGTCTCCAAGGAGGTGGTACGCCAGTACTACAAGCGCAGCCATCCCGAGTGGGTCGAGGCGGTGAGCGAGGCGAAGGCCGCTGCCGACGAACGGGGCGTCGCCGACTGGCGGCCGCTCTGTGACGTCGATCCGGACCCGCTCCCGGGGTCGGTGATCTCCGCCGTCGCCGACCTGTACGCCGCGGGCGCCAACGCCTACACCGACGAGTCGTGGTTTGACGCGCCGCCGATCGACGACGCCGTCGACGCCGTCCACGACCTGTAA
- a CDS encoding VanZ family protein: MSRTRRTFISVTAAVGLLVASSLDPRWLGAAGAAATGGTAWLHLIGYAVLGAAVAAVVGPDRRGAAVAVGVATGYGAGVELLQLGLATRTGSLADAAVNGVGACLGVGGWWLSRRHRASSPDE; this comes from the coding sequence GTGTCACGAACACGACGAACGTTCATCAGCGTTACCGCCGCGGTGGGGCTCCTCGTGGCGTCGAGTCTGGATCCCCGGTGGCTGGGTGCGGCCGGCGCCGCGGCGACCGGGGGTACGGCGTGGCTCCACCTGATCGGCTACGCGGTCCTCGGCGCGGCCGTCGCCGCCGTCGTCGGCCCGGATCGGCGTGGAGCGGCCGTCGCCGTCGGCGTCGCCACCGGCTACGGCGCCGGGGTGGAACTCCTGCAACTCGGCCTCGCGACCCGGACCGGCAGCCTCGCCGACGCGGCGGTCAACGGCGTCGGGGCGTGTCTCGGTGTCGGGGGGTGGTGGCTCTCCCGCCGGCACCGGGCGTCGTCGCCCGACGAGTGA
- a CDS encoding aldo/keto reductase, with protein MTCDTVTVGGVDVPAVGLGTWRLRGEDCRRAVETALELGYRHVDTAQAYDNERQVGAALERSSVDREAVFLTTKLDGDSRSREAVRRSVDRSLRRLDTDYLDLLLIHWPNAKPPFSPVSLPGATPLSETLTAMADLVADGRVRHVGVSNFDVRLLDEARSLVDVPILTNQVQFNPYWDQRNLLSYCRRHGILLTAYSPLGHGGVLRDDVLTAIGRRYDKTAAQVAIRWAIQHDGVCTVPKATSRDHLRANLDVFDFELTDAEMERIRQPSKLRALTGFARSRLADWADG; from the coding sequence ATGACATGCGACACCGTGACCGTCGGCGGCGTCGACGTGCCCGCGGTCGGTCTCGGCACGTGGCGTCTGCGTGGCGAGGACTGCCGCCGGGCCGTCGAGACGGCGCTCGAACTCGGCTATCGGCACGTCGACACCGCCCAGGCCTACGACAACGAGCGGCAGGTCGGCGCCGCGCTCGAGCGGAGTTCGGTCGACCGCGAAGCGGTCTTCCTGACGACGAAACTCGACGGCGACTCCCGGAGCCGTGAGGCGGTCCGTCGGTCGGTCGACCGGAGCCTCCGTCGGCTCGACACCGACTACCTCGACCTCCTTTTGATCCACTGGCCGAACGCCAAACCCCCGTTCTCCCCCGTGTCTCTGCCCGGCGCCACCCCGCTCTCGGAGACGCTAACGGCGATGGCCGACCTGGTCGCGGACGGTCGGGTGCGCCACGTCGGCGTCTCGAACTTCGACGTTCGATTGCTCGACGAGGCGCGGTCACTCGTGGATGTGCCGATCCTCACGAATCAAGTGCAGTTCAACCCCTACTGGGACCAGCGCAACCTCCTGTCGTACTGTCGACGTCACGGGATCCTGCTGACGGCGTACAGTCCGCTCGGCCACGGGGGCGTCCTCCGAGATGACGTGCTCACGGCGATTGGTCGACGGTACGACAAGACGGCGGCGCAGGTGGCGATCCGGTGGGCCATCCAACACGACGGCGTCTGTACCGTGCCGAAGGCGACGAGCCGCGATCACCTCCGGGCCAACCTCGACGTGTTCGATTTCGAACTGACCGACGCGGAGATGGAACGAATCCGGCAGCCGTCGAAACTGCGGGCACTCACCGGGTTCGCCCGCTCGCGGCTGGCAGACTGGGCGGACGGCTGA
- a CDS encoding HalOD1 output domain-containing protein, translating to MPSQSQPLTDRRTLATYDRESDEALELALARAFDRVGIDVMERDTPFHETVDVDALRNLFRKSRTAPIRTTLELYGHPVTITTDAMRIYAPEPDAE from the coding sequence GTGCCATCCCAGTCCCAGCCCCTCACGGACCGACGCACGCTCGCGACGTACGACCGCGAATCCGACGAGGCGCTCGAACTAGCGCTGGCCAGAGCTTTCGACCGGGTCGGCATCGACGTGATGGAACGGGACACCCCGTTCCACGAGACTGTCGACGTCGACGCGCTTCGGAACCTCTTTCGGAAGTCGCGAACTGCGCCGATCCGAACGACACTCGAACTTTACGGCCACCCGGTGACGATCACCACCGACGCGATGCGGATCTACGCGCCGGAGCCCGACGCGGAGTGA
- a CDS encoding MBL fold metallo-hydrolase gives MTAHTAGELAPSTLRERLAAGEPMTLLDVRNREEVERWRIESPSVTRVHVPYMKFVAAGVSGDVSDLVPADVEEPVVVVCPHGEASAEVADQLVAAGIDAENLAGGMDAWARLYDRTVVAEREGRTVYQYRRPASGCLGYAVVGDGEMAVVDPLRAFVDRYRSDAAELGVDLTYAVDTHVHADHVSGVRALAAATGAVAVLPQGSIDRGVVDAERFEAVADGDTLDVGGTAMTAAALPGHTTGMTGFDVDGCLLTGDSLFLDGVARPDLQEGADPRGRARELYATLTDRLERVSGETLIAPGHAEAGPEGTSPAVARLDDLRERLAVFGMDEAAFVDHATRVGAEPANAERIVAVNLGREVPDDDEAFELELGPNNCAAG, from the coding sequence ATGACAGCCCACACCGCAGGGGAACTCGCGCCGTCGACGCTCCGCGAGCGACTCGCCGCGGGCGAGCCGATGACGCTCCTCGACGTGCGGAACCGCGAGGAGGTGGAACGCTGGCGGATCGAGTCGCCGTCTGTCACCCGTGTCCACGTACCGTACATGAAGTTCGTCGCCGCGGGCGTCTCCGGCGACGTGAGCGACCTCGTGCCGGCCGACGTCGAGGAACCGGTCGTCGTCGTCTGCCCGCACGGCGAGGCGAGCGCCGAGGTGGCCGACCAACTGGTCGCGGCGGGCATCGACGCCGAGAACTTGGCCGGCGGGATGGACGCGTGGGCACGGCTGTACGACCGAACCGTCGTCGCCGAACGGGAGGGTCGGACGGTCTACCAGTACCGCCGGCCCGCGAGCGGATGTCTCGGCTACGCCGTCGTCGGGGACGGCGAGATGGCGGTGGTCGATCCGCTGCGCGCGTTCGTCGACCGCTACCGGAGCGACGCGGCCGAACTGGGGGTCGACCTGACCTACGCCGTCGACACGCACGTCCACGCCGACCACGTGAGCGGCGTGCGGGCGCTCGCGGCGGCGACCGGCGCGGTGGCCGTCCTCCCGCAGGGTTCGATCGACCGCGGTGTCGTCGACGCCGAGCGATTCGAGGCCGTGGCCGACGGCGATACCCTCGACGTGGGTGGGACGGCGATGACGGCGGCGGCGCTTCCCGGTCACACGACGGGCATGACCGGCTTCGACGTCGACGGCTGTCTCCTGACCGGCGACAGCCTCTTTCTCGACGGCGTTGCGCGGCCCGACCTGCAGGAAGGCGCCGACCCCAGAGGACGGGCCAGAGAGCTGTACGCGACGCTCACCGACCGGCTCGAACGGGTTTCGGGGGAGACACTGATCGCACCCGGCCACGCCGAGGCGGGTCCCGAGGGGACGAGTCCGGCCGTCGCCCGCCTCGACGACCTGCGGGAGCGACTCGCCGTCTTCGGAATGGACGAGGCGGCGTTCGTCGATCACGCGACTCGCGTCGGCGCGGAACCGGCCAACGCCGAGCGCATCGTCGCCGTCAACCTCGGGCGGGAGGTCCCCGACGACGACGAGGCGTTCGAACTCGAACTCGGCCCGAACAACTGTGCAGCGGGCTGA
- a CDS encoding sensor histidine kinase, translating into MVSKGDLGVSYLICVGVVLFGTLSTGIVVPLGELLAPSTSLLGLTMGVMVVGGFTMTGVGLANSRIDDHRVWRVATWSTVGLGVPTLLAVVFLLLAPSSLRVAGWQNVVTVNIAAGGVVGVLAGALFELRAEHERARTLNQRNTVFLRLFRHDIRTSINIVRGHVDMLDGDSAAPVDVIHEQIDHIERLSDAANRLEDLESTTETEPIDLGRLVEDRIADLRRTNDAVTVETEIRPETYVWANDLLASVVDNLLRNAVEHNDDDPWLAVSVRPGGPRTSAVELQVRDDGPGFSAAELAVHAEATETPLQHSDGIGLWLVRWIVDSLDGEVSVSNHPTGGAVVSVTLPAADPASSRRRSRVPGLSSIRE; encoded by the coding sequence ATGGTTTCGAAGGGGGACCTGGGGGTGAGCTACCTCATCTGTGTCGGCGTCGTGCTTTTCGGCACGCTGAGCACCGGCATCGTGGTCCCGCTCGGAGAGTTGCTCGCCCCCTCGACGTCCCTGCTTGGCCTCACGATGGGCGTGATGGTCGTCGGTGGCTTCACGATGACCGGCGTCGGGTTGGCGAACAGCCGCATCGACGACCACCGGGTGTGGCGCGTAGCCACCTGGTCGACGGTCGGCTTGGGCGTCCCGACGCTGCTCGCCGTCGTGTTCCTCCTCTTGGCACCGTCGTCGCTCCGAGTGGCCGGCTGGCAGAACGTCGTCACGGTCAACATCGCGGCCGGGGGCGTCGTCGGCGTCCTCGCGGGCGCGCTCTTCGAGTTACGCGCGGAACACGAACGAGCCCGAACGCTGAACCAGCGCAACACCGTCTTCCTGCGTCTGTTCCGCCACGACATCCGGACCAGCATCAACATCGTCCGCGGGCACGTCGACATGCTCGACGGCGATTCGGCGGCGCCCGTCGACGTGATCCACGAGCAGATCGATCACATCGAACGGCTGAGCGACGCCGCGAACCGTCTCGAAGACCTCGAATCGACGACGGAGACGGAACCGATCGATCTCGGACGGCTCGTCGAGGACCGTATCGCCGACCTCCGACGGACGAACGACGCCGTGACGGTCGAAACGGAGATCCGGCCCGAGACGTACGTGTGGGCGAACGATCTACTGGCGTCGGTCGTCGACAACCTGCTTCGGAACGCGGTCGAACACAACGACGACGATCCGTGGCTGGCCGTGAGCGTCCGCCCCGGCGGGCCGCGGACGAGCGCGGTCGAACTACAGGTCCGGGACGACGGGCCGGGGTTTTCCGCCGCCGAACTCGCGGTCCACGCCGAGGCGACCGAGACGCCGCTCCAGCACAGCGACGGGATCGGCCTCTGGCTGGTTCGGTGGATCGTCGACTCCCTCGACGGCGAGGTGTCCGTCAGCAACCACCCCACGGGCGGCGCCGTCGTCAGCGTCACGCTCCCCGCGGCCGACCCTGCGTCGTCCCGCCGCCGGTCCCGGGTTCCGGGGCTGTCGTCGATCCGGGAGTAG
- a CDS encoding bacterio-opsin activator domain-containing protein, whose protein sequence is MNPNDVGTSSARSITEVEFALHDPAYPLVYTSRELGCRVDVLETIPSAGEHEHTLEYFGVEGGSDRVADAVEACDRTRRAVLLDRRDGEALLEVAVDDAAVRSVTDAGAILSDAHADDDGSRLTAHLPPTRSTETVVETVRTAHPSMQVVAVTDRPVAPPFLTRRRFRATLQARLTDRQWQALRLAHDEGYFERPRDVTQSALAETMDISQETVSQHLRSAHRHLLSVVFENDLGNGADRWDR, encoded by the coding sequence ATGAACCCGAACGACGTCGGCACGTCCTCGGCCCGAAGCATCACCGAGGTGGAGTTCGCACTCCACGATCCCGCGTATCCGCTGGTCTACACATCCCGGGAACTCGGCTGTCGGGTGGACGTTCTCGAGACGATCCCCTCGGCGGGGGAACACGAACACACGCTGGAATATTTTGGGGTCGAAGGGGGGTCCGACCGCGTCGCCGACGCCGTCGAGGCCTGCGATCGCACACGGCGTGCCGTCCTGCTGGATCGACGGGACGGGGAGGCGCTCCTCGAGGTCGCCGTCGACGACGCCGCCGTGCGATCGGTGACCGACGCCGGGGCGATCCTCTCGGACGCTCACGCCGACGACGACGGATCCCGACTGACGGCACACCTGCCGCCCACCCGGTCGACGGAGACGGTCGTCGAGACGGTCCGGACGGCCCACCCCTCGATGCAGGTCGTCGCCGTCACCGACCGGCCCGTCGCGCCGCCGTTTCTGACGCGGCGTCGTTTCCGGGCGACCCTGCAAGCGCGCCTCACCGATCGACAGTGGCAGGCGCTGCGTCTCGCCCACGACGAAGGCTATTTCGAACGGCCGCGCGACGTCACCCAGTCGGCGCTGGCCGAAACGATGGACATCAGTCAGGAGACCGTCAGCCAACACCTGCGTTCGGCCCACCGACATCTGCTGTCGGTCGTCTTCGAGAACGACCTCGGAAACGGCGCCGATCGGTGGGATCGGTAA
- a CDS encoding archaeosine biosynthesis radical SAM protein RaSEA, with translation MSQPSPEVYERGKGMDAHNQVMREIRSRKDETYDPHEPTRVWIDEDNTPGGVYQSLTIILNTGGCRWARAGGCTMCGYVAESVEGGSVPHDALMDQIDACLDHERENADETSGLIKIYTSGSFLDEREVGAETRKAIAETFADRERIVVESLPDFVDREKLADFTDCGLDTDVAVGLETATDRVRHDCVNKYFDFADFVAATEEAAAAGAGVKAYLLMKPPFLSEREAVEDMVESVRRCAEYCHTVSMNPCNVQRYTMVDDLHFEGGYRPPWLWSVADVLERTADADAIVVSDPVGAGSDRGPHNCGECDDRVQRAIKDFDLRQDPTVFEQVSCDCEATWEAILDEETSFAMPLAR, from the coding sequence ATGAGCCAGCCGAGCCCCGAGGTCTACGAACGGGGGAAGGGGATGGACGCCCACAACCAGGTGATGCGGGAGATCCGCTCCCGCAAGGACGAGACGTACGACCCCCACGAGCCGACCCGCGTGTGGATCGACGAGGACAACACGCCCGGCGGCGTCTACCAGTCGCTGACGATCATCCTCAACACCGGCGGGTGTCGGTGGGCGCGCGCCGGCGGGTGCACCATGTGTGGCTACGTCGCCGAATCCGTCGAGGGCGGGTCGGTCCCCCACGACGCGCTGATGGACCAGATCGACGCCTGTCTCGACCACGAACGCGAGAACGCCGACGAGACGTCCGGCCTGATCAAAATCTACACCTCCGGCTCCTTCCTCGACGAACGCGAGGTCGGCGCGGAGACCCGGAAGGCCATCGCCGAGACGTTCGCCGACCGCGAACGGATCGTCGTCGAATCGCTCCCCGACTTCGTCGACCGCGAGAAACTCGCCGATTTCACCGACTGCGGCCTCGACACCGACGTGGCGGTTGGGCTGGAGACCGCCACCGACCGCGTCCGCCACGACTGCGTGAACAAGTACTTCGACTTCGCGGACTTCGTCGCCGCGACCGAGGAGGCCGCCGCCGCCGGCGCGGGCGTGAAGGCGTACCTCCTCATGAAACCGCCCTTCCTCTCCGAGCGCGAGGCCGTCGAGGACATGGTCGAGTCGGTGCGCCGGTGTGCGGAGTACTGTCACACCGTCTCGATGAACCCCTGTAACGTCCAGCGGTACACCATGGTCGACGACCTGCACTTCGAGGGCGGCTACCGACCGCCGTGGCTCTGGTCGGTCGCGGACGTCCTCGAACGGACCGCCGACGCCGACGCCATCGTCGTCTCCGATCCCGTCGGCGCGGGGAGCGACCGCGGCCCGCACAACTGCGGCGAGTGTGACGACCGGGTCCAGCGGGCGATCAAGGACTTCGACCTCCGGCAGGACCCTACGGTGTTCGAGCAGGTATCCTGTGACTGTGAGGCGACGTGGGAGGCGATCCTCGACGAGGAGACGAGTTTCGCGATGCCGCTCGCGCGCTGA
- a CDS encoding cryptochrome/photolyase family protein has translation MRLHWHRTDLRPSDNLPLVRGDDPILPVYVFDPKVLAHAAPPRVAFVRDSLATLRSWYRARESDLLVVRGEAPAELARLADEYDAETVSWARAYSGLGRRRDDRVADRLAEMGVESRTVHDHLHHEPGSITTNDGDPYQVYSYFWKKWRDREKESSVAAPGADRLVDPGTHTPIPTLADLGFDEPEATIPPGGYETARHRLNDFCSGPIYDYETGRDRPAADATSRLSPHLTHGTVGVRTVHDRVVSAREDAPDEAAREAVETFRGELAWREFYHHVLHFNPAVVTENYRDYENDIEWRSDEEALRAWRDGETGYPIVDAGMRQLREEAYMHNRVRMIVASFLTKDLLIDWREGYDWFRRKLVDHNPANDNGGWQWAASTGTDAQPYFRIFNPMTQGERHDTDAEYIREYVPELRGVAPDRIHDWHELSDAERRRTAPEYPAPIVDHSERREAALAMFERARGERAD, from the coding sequence ATGCGACTCCACTGGCACCGGACGGACCTCCGTCCGTCAGACAACCTTCCCCTGGTGAGGGGTGACGACCCGATCCTGCCGGTGTACGTCTTCGACCCGAAGGTACTCGCTCACGCCGCCCCGCCGCGAGTGGCCTTCGTCCGCGACAGCCTTGCGACCCTCCGGTCGTGGTACCGTGCCCGCGAGAGCGATCTGCTGGTCGTCCGCGGCGAGGCGCCGGCCGAACTCGCCCGCCTGGCCGACGAGTACGACGCCGAGACGGTGTCGTGGGCGCGGGCCTACTCCGGGCTGGGCCGGCGTCGCGACGACCGCGTCGCCGACCGCCTCGCCGAGATGGGCGTCGAGTCCCGAACCGTTCACGACCACCTGCACCACGAACCTGGCTCGATCACCACCAACGACGGCGATCCCTACCAAGTCTACAGCTACTTCTGGAAGAAGTGGCGCGACCGGGAGAAGGAGTCCTCGGTGGCGGCCCCGGGCGCGGACCGCCTCGTCGATCCCGGCACTCACACCCCGATCCCGACGCTCGCTGATCTCGGCTTCGACGAACCGGAGGCGACGATCCCGCCCGGCGGGTACGAGACGGCGCGTCACCGTCTCAACGACTTCTGCTCGGGGCCGATCTACGACTACGAGACGGGACGCGACCGACCGGCCGCGGACGCCACCTCCCGCCTCTCGCCACACCTGACCCACGGCACCGTCGGCGTCCGGACGGTCCACGACCGGGTCGTGAGCGCCCGAGAGGACGCCCCCGACGAGGCGGCCCGCGAGGCCGTCGAGACGTTCCGTGGCGAACTCGCGTGGCGGGAGTTCTACCACCACGTCCTCCATTTCAACCCGGCAGTCGTGACGGAGAACTACCGAGACTACGAGAACGACATCGAGTGGCGAAGCGACGAGGAGGCCCTCCGGGCTTGGAGGGACGGCGAGACGGGCTATCCCATCGTCGACGCCGGCATGCGCCAGTTGCGCGAGGAGGCGTACATGCACAACCGGGTGCGGATGATCGTCGCCTCCTTCCTGACGAAGGACCTCCTGATCGACTGGCGCGAGGGGTACGACTGGTTCCGGCGGAAACTCGTCGACCACAACCCCGCGAACGACAACGGCGGCTGGCAGTGGGCCGCCTCGACGGGGACGGACGCCCAGCCTTACTTCCGCATCTTCAACCCGATGACCCAGGGGGAGCGCCACGACACGGACGCCGAGTACATCCGCGAGTACGTCCCCGAACTTCGAGGGGTCGCTCCCGACCGGATCCACGACTGGCACGAACTCTCGGACGCGGAGCGCCGCCGGACGGCCCCCGAGTATCCGGCACCGATCGTCGATCACAGCGAGCGACGGGAGGCGGCGCTCGCGATGTTCGAACGGGCCCGGGGCGAGCGGGCGGACTGA
- a CDS encoding HD domain-containing protein: MNQTEDDVRRWLSGVFGDTQIADRVVTFHESFMSVYGNRYRTLVEEIKEGLEEIPAHNRYFNDHGSRHTERIFGNITLLMIEYDIELNETEKFLLAAASWLHDIGMSINEKISTSQISIGEDTRTEWFHEIGTTEEEDRTIDDDDLIRKWHHILSWNFVRNNADRLGLDDYYLSKYIAELCRAHRRRADTTRVEESVVVDESSVRHEVALRDLAALLQFADALDIGKERAPEISSYLQSLPEESQKHWKVCQLITGIELDGVDRQLTIKAHHSSERERHLLEMKAEHLYDEYKDIEEIIAGEPFKFHLTDIVVESDHRTAVDHSIRISGREQHLERLSQESESIRERQISNFHDIRNKWSIQVRNRQGDATVSRETTMKLLEEDYDRTHFVRSFDNPMEWDWESDLRVYDASDRTLQVEELIDRPNNKRFKIKFPKTLEANEEYTYTYEYDWEKLFPQEEEVYIVTGNAGEVEFEIRYPEPLEIENVRCREERQNGGLVREIAGEFKSEGMVVSGMVEKKDPMHQVHICWEVV, translated from the coding sequence ATGAATCAAACGGAGGATGACGTTCGAAGGTGGCTCAGTGGTGTTTTCGGGGATACACAGATCGCCGACAGGGTCGTCACCTTCCACGAGTCGTTCATGTCGGTCTACGGGAACCGGTATCGGACGCTCGTCGAGGAAATCAAGGAGGGACTCGAAGAGATCCCCGCTCACAACCGATATTTCAACGATCACGGGTCGCGACACACCGAGCGGATCTTCGGAAACATAACATTATTGATGATAGAATACGACATCGAATTGAACGAAACCGAAAAGTTCCTGCTGGCGGCTGCTTCGTGGCTTCACGACATCGGGATGAGCATCAACGAAAAGATATCCACCAGCCAGATCTCTATCGGGGAGGATACCAGAACGGAGTGGTTCCACGAGATCGGAACGACCGAAGAGGAAGATCGGACGATCGACGATGACGACCTCATCCGCAAGTGGCACCACATCCTCTCTTGGAACTTCGTTCGAAACAACGCCGATCGACTTGGCCTCGACGACTACTATTTGTCGAAGTATATCGCGGAGCTATGCCGCGCCCATCGACGCCGGGCTGATACCACCCGGGTGGAAGAATCGGTCGTCGTAGACGAATCGTCGGTTCGCCATGAGGTCGCGCTCCGCGACCTCGCGGCTCTCCTCCAGTTTGCCGATGCTCTGGATATCGGCAAGGAGCGAGCACCGGAGATCAGTAGTTACCTCCAGTCGCTTCCGGAAGAGAGTCAGAAACACTGGAAGGTCTGTCAACTTATCACAGGTATCGAATTGGATGGAGTTGACCGTCAGCTGACCATCAAAGCTCATCACAGCTCGGAGCGGGAACGACATCTGCTGGAGATGAAGGCCGAACATCTGTACGACGAGTATAAGGATATCGAGGAGATCATCGCCGGAGAGCCGTTCAAATTTCATCTCACCGACATCGTAGTCGAAAGTGATCACCGGACAGCCGTCGACCACAGTATCAGGATCAGTGGTCGTGAACAGCACCTAGAACGACTGAGTCAGGAAAGCGAGTCCATCCGTGAGAGACAAATATCGAACTTCCACGATATACGCAACAAGTGGAGCATCCAAGTTCGGAACCGGCAGGGCGACGCTACCGTGTCCAGAGAGACGACGATGAAACTGCTGGAGGAGGATTACGACCGGACGCATTTCGTCCGTAGCTTCGATAATCCGATGGAGTGGGACTGGGAAAGCGATCTACGGGTATACGACGCAAGTGATCGGACGCTACAGGTAGAGGAGTTGATCGACCGGCCGAACAACAAGCGGTTCAAGATCAAGTTTCCCAAGACCCTGGAGGCAAACGAAGAATACACGTATACGTACGAATACGACTGGGAGAAACTGTTCCCACAGGAGGAGGAGGTGTATATCGTGACCGGAAACGCAGGTGAAGTAGAATTCGAGATCCGTTATCCCGAACCGTTGGAAATCGAGAACGTACGATGTCGAGAGGAGAGACAGAACGGAGGACTGGTGAGGGAGATTGCCGGTGAATTTAAGTCAGAAGGCATGGTAGTCAGTGGCATGGTAGAGAAGAAGGATCCGATGCACCAAGTGCACATTTGTTGGGAGGTGGTTTGA